One stretch of Mangifera indica cultivar Alphonso chromosome 9, CATAS_Mindica_2.1, whole genome shotgun sequence DNA includes these proteins:
- the LOC123225936 gene encoding protein YLS7, translating to MTLASPGPGASPAALYPRTLSSIAILVGGLAMFLMFASWVLVSYRVSSTVHVYFYGFEKKVDVSQSHSNETNIKDFVDVIGRNWSSGLNLEVRGAIDQNVSARKSSGLVSNSSNGSQIDSTASPPRGEGKDGSVAANVKEDVENKKVDSAGSPDKSDGGDAGSGDANKTGESKAMATAPTVGSNPTKTGSLVSGCDLYQGSWVSDSSGPLYTNNTCPVLTQMQNCQGNGRPDKDYENWQWKPSQCDLPRFDAKKFLELMRGKTLAFVGDSVARNQMESMLCLLWQVEAPKNRGNRKMQRWYFKSTSVTIVRIWSSWLVHKTTEPFASAPAGVDKLHLDSPDEYFMDYIPDFDVIVLSSGHWFAKQSVYILNNEIVGGQLWWPNASQPMQVNNVEAFGISVETAVTAIVTHPNFTGLTIVRSYSPDHYEGGAWNTGGSCTGKEKPLAPGELVKNGFTDIMHQKQVTGFNNGLKKATNKSKLVFMDITEAFGYRHDGHPGPYRSLDPNKITKRGPDGRPPPQDCLHWCMPGPVDTWNELVLEIIRREFEGNESSISNN from the exons ATGACTTTGGCTTCTCCGGGCCCGGGGGCATCTCCTGCGGCTCTTTATCCGCGGACTCTTTCCTCCATTGCAATTTTAGTGGGAGGTTTGGCCATGTTTTTGATGTTTGCTTCTTGGGTTCTAGTGTCTTACCGAGTTAGTTCTACGgttcatgtttatttttatggttttgagAAAAAAGTAGACGTTTCCCAATCTCATAGTAATGAAACAAACATTAAAGACTTTGTAGATGTCATTGGTAGGAACTGGTCGTCGGGGCTTAATTTAGAAGTTAGGGGTGCGATTGATCAGAATGTTTCAGCACGTAAGTCTAGTGGGCTAGTTTCCAACAGTTCAAATGGTTCACAGATTGATTCGACGGCTAGTCCACCAAGAGGAGAGGGAAAAGATGGTTCTGTAGCCGCCAATGTTAAGGAGGATGTTGAAAACAAGAAAGTGGATTCTGCGGGCTCACCAGATAAATCAGATGGTGGAGATGCAGGATCTGGTGATGCTAATAAAACTGGAGAATCCAAAGCAATGGCTACTGCACCAACTGTGGGGAGCAATCCAACTAAGACTGGTTCACTTGTTTCag GTTGTGATCTGTACCAAGGCAGTTGGGTTTCTGATTCATCTGGACCATTGTACACCAACAACACATGCCCTGTCCTGACACAGATGCAGAACTGCCAAGGAAATGGGAGACCTGACAAGGATTATGAGAATTGGCAGTGGAAACCTTCTCAATGCGATCTCCCCCGATTTGATGCAAAGAAATTTCTGGAGTTGATGAGGGGGAAGACACTAGCTTTCGTTGGAGATTCTGTTGCTCGAAACCAGATGGAATCAATGTTGTGCCTTCTCTGGCAG GTTGAAGCTCCAAAAAATCGAGGGAATCGCAAAATGCAACGATGGTACTTCAAGTCAACATCTGTAACGATTGTCCGAATATGGTCCTCCTGGCTTGTACATAAAACTACTGAACCATTTGCTTCTGCTCCTGCTGGTGTTGACAAGCTCCACCTTGATAGTCCAGATGAATACTTCATGGATTATATTCCAGATTTTGATGTGATTGTTCTTTCTTCAGGCCACTGGTTTGCCAAGCAGTCGGTCTATATCTTGAATAATGAGATTGTGGGAGGACAGTTATGGTGGCCAAATGCTTCTCAGCCAATGCAGGTTAACAACGTTGAAGCATTTGGGATATCTGTTGAGACGGCTGTCACTGCCATTGTGACACATCCGAACTTCACAGGACTTACCATTGTGCGATCCTATTCACCTGATCATTACGAGGGTGGTGCCTGGAATACAGGTGGCTCGTGCACAGGAAAGGAAAAACCTCTTGCACCTGGTGAGTTGGTGAAAAATGGATTCACAGACATAATGCATCAGAAACAGGTAACAGGTTTCAACAATGGGCTTAAGAAGGCAACAAACAAATCAAAGTTGGTGTTCATGGATATCACAGAAGCCTTCGGGTACCGTCATGACGGGCATCCGGGCCCCTATCGAAGTCTTGACCcaaacaaaatcacaaaacGAGGCCCGGATGGAAGGCCTCCACCGCAGGATTGCTTACACTGGTGCATGCCAGGTCCAGTCGACACCTGGAATGAACTTGTGCTTGAAATCATAAGGAGAGAATTTGAAGGCAACGAAAGCTCAATATCTAACAATTAA
- the LOC123225348 gene encoding 65-kDa microtubule-associated protein 3, whose amino-acid sequence MSGIQNDPLLQVETTCGTLLYELQIIWDEVGETDADRDKMLLELEQECLEVYRRKVDQANRCRAQLRQTIADSEAELAAICSAMGERPVHIRQSDQSVGSLKEELKRILPQVEEMRKRKTDRRNQFVDVLEQIQIIKNEIHGSALYTSLKTVVDEADLSLRKLEECQRELLELQKEKSDRLKQVQDLLNTLNSLCLVLGMDFKPTFIEIHPSLGESEGSRSISNDTIEQLTIATHKLREVKIQRMQKLQDLATTLLELWNLMDTPIEEQQMFQNVTCNIAASEHEITEPNTLALDFLDYVEAEVSRLEELKSSKMKELVLKKRSELEEICRKTHMVPEYDSSMEYAIESGAMDPASILEQIELQIAKVKEEAFSRKEILEKIEKWLSACEEECWLEEYNRDENRYNAGKGAHLTLKRAEKARSLVNKLPGMVEALAAKTLAWEKDRGVQFLYDGVRLLSMLEEYTILRQEKEQERRRQRDQKKLQGQLIAEQEALYGSKPSPSKVQNVKRAPRVSTGGASSRRLSMGGTMLQTPKPDLLGSMKATPHSRQMRKIDRILQNDNSNIRHDDGFSTVSAGIKGLDMVGAPMKKHSLGSNACEPESPLIRKPFSPISSTTSSKSNITNLLDDFNTHSETTSQKAIPPNDFSYTTPSKTTAIVDEENRTPKAMPIRLLPPTPSTVSAAMQTAMTPAPAPTAPIPRVIPEEIEYSFEERRAGFVLPKSHIKPIITA is encoded by the exons ATGTCTGGCATTCAAAATGATCCCCTCCTACAAGTGGAGACGACTTGTGGAACACTTCTATATGAACTTCAG ATAATCTGGGATGAAGTTGGGGAGACAGATGCTGATAGGGATAAAATGCTGCTTGAGCTTGAGCAAGAATGTCTTGAAGTATACAGAAGAAAGGTGGATCAAGCAAACCGGTGTAGAGCACAGCTGAGGCAGACAATTGCGGACTCTGAAGCCGAACTTGCAGCCATTTGTTCTGCAATGGGGGAACGACCAGTACATATTAGGCAG TCTGATCAAAGTGTCGGAAGCTTGAAGGAAGAGCTCAAGAGAATTCTTCCGCAAGTGGAAGAAATgcgaaaaagaaaaacagacaGAAGAAACCAATTCGTTGATGTTTTGGAGCAAAtacagataataaaaaatgagatcCATGGATCAGCATTATATACTTCTTTAAAAACAGTTGTGGATGAAGCAGATTTATCCCTCAGAAAGCTTGAGGAATGTCAAAGAGAGCTCCTTGAACTCCAGAAAGAGAAG AGTGATCGATTGAAGCAAGTTCAGGACCTTCTGAACACTTTGAACTCTCTATGCTTGGTACTTGGTATGGATTTCAAGCCCACATTTATTGAAATTCATCCTAGTTTAGGTGAATCTGAGGGATCAAGGAGTATAAGTAATGATACTATTGAACAATTGACTATTGCAACACACAAACTTCGTGAGGTTAAGATACAGAGAATGCAGAAG CTGCAAGATCTTGCAACTACCTTGTTGGAGCTATGGAATTTGATGGATACACCTATTGAAGAACAGCAGATGTTTCAGAATGTTACCTGTAATATCGCTGCTTCTGAACATGAGATAACTGAACCCAACACTCTGGCTTTGGACTTCCTTGATTAT GTAGAGGCAGAGGTGTCCCGCTTGGAAGAGTTGAAATCGAGCAAAATGAAAGAACTTGTTTTGAAGAAGAGATCCGAGCTAGAGGAGATCTGCAGAAAAACACACATGGTTCCAGAATATGATAGCTCGATGGAATATGCCATCGAGTCTG GAGCCATGGACCCTGCTAGCATTCTAGAACAGATTGAACTTCAAATAGCCAAGGTTAAAGAGGAGGCTTTTAGTAGGAAAGAAATACTAGAAAAGATTGAGAAATGGTTGTCAGCATGTGAAGAGGAGTGCTGGCTTGAGGAGTACAACAGG GATGAAAACCGATATAATGCTGGAAAAGGTGCTCATCTTACTCTAAAACGGGCTGAGAAAGCTCGTTCCTTGGTTAACAAACTTCCAG GAATGGTGGAGGCATTGGCTGCAAAAACCTTAGCATGGGAAAAGGACAGGGGTGTTCAGTTCTTATACGATGGT GTTCGATTACTGTCCATGCTTGAAGAGTACACTATATTACGACAAGAAAAGGAGCAAGAACGTCGAAGGCAGCGA gACCAGAAGAAACTTCAGGGACAACTGATAGCAGAGCAAGAGGCACTTTACGGATCAAAACCAAGCCCTTCAAAGGTTCAGAATGTGAAAAGGGCCCCCAGAGTTTCAACTGGTGGTGCAAGCAGTAGAAGACTTTCCATGGGAGGAACAATGCTGCAGACTCCTAAACCTGATTTACTTGGTTCCATGAAAGCTACTCCCCATTCACGTCAAATGAGGAAAATTGATCGGATACTTCAAAATGACAATTCGAATATCCGACATGATGATGGTTTCTCTACTGTATCAGCTG GTATAAAAGGCTTGGACATGGTTGGTGCTCCCATGAAAAAACACTCCTTAGGCAGTAATGCTTGCGAACCAGAGTCACCACTGATACGGAAGCCATTTTCACCCATCTCTTCAACAACAtcatcaaaatccaatattacAAATTTGCTGGACGATTTTAATACCCACAGTGAGACAACATCACAGAAAGCCATTCCACCCAATGATTTCTCATACACAACTCCCTCGAAGACAACTGCCATTGTGGATGAAGAAAACAGGACTCCCAAGGCAATGCCAATTCGTCTGCTGCCCCCCACACCTTCAACTGTGTCAGCAGCAATGCAAACAGCCATGACTCCGGCTCCTGCACCAACTGCACCTATCCCTCGTGTAATCCCAGAAGAGATTGAGTACTCATTTGAGGAAAGAAGAGCCGGATTCGTTCTACCAAAATCCCATATTAAACCAATAATAACAGCTTAA